One segment of Streptomyces sp. YIM 121038 DNA contains the following:
- the glnII gene encoding glutamine synthetase, giving the protein MTFKAEYIWIDGTEPTAKLRSKTKILTDDAQGAELPLWGFDGSSTNQAKGHASDRVLKPVFSCPDPIRGGADILVLCEVLNTDMTPHSSNTRALLAEVEERFAAQEPIFGIEQEYTFFEGDRPLGFPAGGFPAPQGGYYCGVGADEIHGRDVVEAHLEHCLAAGLGISGINAEVMPGQWEFQVGPLSPLEVSDQLWVARWLLYRTAEDFKVSATLDPKPVKGDWNGAGAHTNFSTKAMREGYPAIITACESLGEGSKPMDHVKNYGAGIDDRLTGLHETAPWNEYSYGVSDRGASVRIPWQVEKDGKGYIEDRRPNANVDPYVVTRLLVDTCCAALEKAGQV; this is encoded by the coding sequence GTGACCTTCAAGGCTGAGTACATCTGGATCGACGGCACCGAGCCGACCGCCAAGCTCCGTTCCAAGACCAAGATCCTCACCGATGACGCACAGGGCGCCGAGCTCCCCCTCTGGGGCTTCGACGGCTCGTCCACCAACCAGGCGAAGGGCCACGCCTCCGACCGCGTCCTGAAGCCGGTCTTCTCCTGCCCGGACCCGATCCGCGGCGGCGCCGACATCCTGGTCCTGTGCGAGGTCCTGAACACGGACATGACGCCGCACTCCTCCAACACGCGGGCGCTGCTCGCCGAGGTCGAGGAGCGGTTCGCGGCGCAGGAGCCGATCTTCGGCATCGAGCAGGAGTACACGTTCTTCGAGGGCGACCGCCCGCTCGGCTTCCCGGCCGGAGGCTTCCCGGCCCCGCAGGGCGGCTACTACTGCGGCGTCGGCGCGGACGAGATCCACGGCCGCGACGTCGTCGAGGCGCACCTGGAGCACTGCCTCGCGGCGGGCCTCGGCATCTCCGGCATCAACGCCGAGGTCATGCCCGGCCAGTGGGAGTTCCAGGTCGGCCCGCTCTCCCCCCTCGAGGTCTCCGACCAGCTGTGGGTGGCCCGCTGGCTGCTCTACCGCACCGCCGAGGACTTCAAGGTCTCCGCCACCCTCGACCCCAAGCCGGTCAAGGGCGACTGGAACGGCGCGGGCGCGCACACGAACTTCTCCACCAAGGCCATGCGCGAGGGCTACCCCGCGATCATCACCGCGTGCGAGTCGCTCGGCGAGGGCTCCAAGCCGATGGACCACGTCAAGAACTACGGCGCGGGCATCGACGACCGCCTCACCGGCCTGCACGAGACCGCCCCCTGGAACGAGTACTCGTACGGCGTCTCCGACCGCGGCGCCTCGGTCCGCATCCCGTGGCAGGTCGAGAAGGACGGCAAGGGCTACATCGAGGACCGCCGCCCGAACGCGAACGTCGACCCGTACGTGGTGACGCGGCTGCTGGTCGACACCTGCTGCGCGGCCCTGGAGAAGGCCGGTCAGGTCTGA
- a CDS encoding winged helix-turn-helix domain-containing protein, giving the protein MANSRTFTAANAATATRPAVPSARGRLRAVTPDEVARISDLADFSGFLPPGATLLPAPQHTLPTLPGQPPMIGYLVLLPAGQEHLAAVAPDPEQAPGASGEGPVRIDAARRSAHVDGRHLDLTYLEFELLAHLVAHPHRVHTRDQLVTTVWGYGHVGDGRTVDVHVARLRRKLGAEHRRTIQTVRRVGYKYAPPTAG; this is encoded by the coding sequence ATGGCGAACTCCCGTACCTTCACCGCCGCCAACGCCGCCACCGCCACCCGTCCCGCCGTGCCCTCGGCGCGGGGACGGCTGCGGGCCGTCACGCCCGACGAGGTGGCGCGGATCTCCGACCTCGCCGACTTCTCCGGCTTCCTGCCGCCCGGCGCGACGCTCCTGCCCGCGCCGCAGCACACCCTGCCCACGCTGCCGGGCCAGCCGCCGATGATCGGCTACCTGGTCCTGCTGCCCGCCGGGCAGGAGCACCTCGCGGCCGTCGCGCCCGACCCCGAACAGGCCCCCGGGGCGAGCGGCGAGGGGCCCGTGCGGATCGACGCCGCGCGGCGCTCCGCACACGTCGACGGGCGCCACCTGGACCTCACGTACCTGGAGTTCGAGCTGCTCGCGCACCTCGTCGCGCACCCGCACCGGGTGCACACCCGCGACCAGCTGGTGACGACGGTGTGGGGCTACGGCCACGTGGGCGACGGGCGGACCGTCGACGTCCACGTCGCCCGGCTGCGCCGCAAGCTCGGCGCCGAGCACCGCAGGACGATCCAGACCGTGCGGCGCGTGGGCTACAAGTACGCGCCGCCGACGGCGGGCTGA
- a CDS encoding NAD-dependent epimerase/dehydratase family protein — protein MRLLMLGGTEFVGRAVTEAALARGWDVTVCHRGRHPAPAGTRAVTVDRAAPGGLAALAADGGTWDAVVDTWSGAPRAVRDAARLLAGRAGRYAYVSSGSVYRYPGEAGSDESFPVVDGDPDADAVAYAEDKRGGELAAEAAFGPERTLLVRAGLILGPYENIGRLPWWLNRVARGGPVLAPGPRTAGIQYIDVRDLARWTLDAVAAGLHGPYNLVCPQGHATMGDLLEACVDVAGGPGAELRWTAPEAVLGAGIEPWSELPVWLPPGELYETMHDTSAAKAGARCRPVASTVADTWTWLRTLGGVAPHRPDRPAVGLSPEKEAKALA, from the coding sequence ATGAGACTTCTGATGCTCGGTGGTACGGAATTCGTGGGCCGGGCCGTCACGGAGGCCGCGCTCGCGCGCGGCTGGGACGTGACGGTCTGCCACCGCGGGCGGCACCCGGCGCCCGCCGGGACGCGGGCGGTCACCGTCGACCGCGCGGCGCCCGGCGGGCTCGCCGCCCTCGCCGCCGACGGCGGCACCTGGGACGCCGTCGTCGACACCTGGTCGGGGGCGCCGCGGGCCGTGCGGGACGCCGCGCGGCTGCTCGCTGGGCGCGCCGGACGGTACGCGTACGTGTCCAGCGGCTCGGTGTACCGCTACCCCGGCGAGGCGGGCTCGGACGAGTCGTTCCCCGTCGTGGACGGCGACCCGGACGCGGACGCGGTGGCGTACGCCGAGGACAAGCGGGGCGGTGAACTCGCCGCCGAAGCCGCCTTCGGTCCTGAGCGGACGCTGCTCGTGCGGGCCGGGCTGATCCTCGGCCCCTACGAGAACATCGGGCGCCTTCCGTGGTGGCTGAACCGGGTCGCGCGGGGCGGTCCCGTGCTCGCCCCCGGGCCGCGGACGGCGGGCATCCAGTACATCGACGTACGGGACCTCGCCCGGTGGACGCTCGACGCGGTGGCGGCCGGGCTGCACGGGCCCTACAACCTCGTGTGCCCCCAGGGCCACGCCACGATGGGGGACCTCCTGGAGGCCTGCGTGGACGTGGCCGGGGGGCCTGGCGCCGAGCTGCGGTGGACGGCGCCGGAGGCCGTCCTCGGCGCGGGCATCGAGCCGTGGTCGGAGCTGCCGGTGTGGCTGCCGCCGGGGGAGCTGTACGAAACGATGCACGACACGAGCGCGGCCAAGGCCGGGGCGCGCTGCCGCCCCGTGGCCTCGACCGTGGCCGACACCTGGACCTGGCTCCGGACCCTCGGCGGGGTGGCCCCCCACCGCCCGGACCGCCCGGCGGTGGGCCTCTCGCCGGAGAAGGAGGCGAAGGCCCTGGCGTAG
- a CDS encoding MMPL family transporter, which produces MSAKRLNLAARLGVWSAHHRKKAILGWLLFVVLATVVGGATGTVTADDDEMGTGDSARAATILKDAGIDEPASELVMVSARTADGWREAAADLAAAIEKTGETTKVQPPLPSKDGKDALLRFAVKGESDQAADRVDPVLAAVDEARDAGKAHGIAVHQFGDASSEKFLKDLLADDLKKAEFMAVPLALAILLVAFGAVVAALLPVGLALTACVAAFGLLGLASHAVHMAETTYSVMFLMGLAVGVDYCLFYLRRERDERAAGHDAETALRIAAATSGRAVLVSGLTVMVAMAGMFLSGLLLFKGFAVATILVVCVAMLGSVTVLPALLSWLGDRIDAGRIPFLNRRAKKGVHASGTLAGSLVKPVLARPKVFAVASAGLLLALAAPALGMKTEQLGLEKQFGSDARLSVAYREITDEFPGGPAPARVVVHADDIGAAPVRDGLRALTAQAGKGAELTLHQAANVAEIEVPLPGTGSDAAAKKALDDLRSDVRDFRAGTRADGLEAYVGGELAGSRDFTDQLGEGIVPVFLFIAAVTFLLMLLSFRSVVIAVTSIALNLLSVGAAYGVMTAVFQHGWGASLIGSEKAGAIESWMPLFVLVVLFGLSMDYHVFVVSRIREARDQGLDNRAAIREGISRTAGAVTGAAVIMVAVFAVFGMLSMQDMQQMGVGLGVAVLLDATVVRMILLPSLMTLLGDRNWHTPRGLRWLPQVSHGETPTEAPARVRVPA; this is translated from the coding sequence ATGAGCGCCAAGAGGCTGAACCTCGCGGCACGACTCGGGGTGTGGAGCGCGCACCACCGCAAGAAGGCGATCCTCGGCTGGCTGCTCTTCGTGGTGCTCGCCACCGTCGTCGGCGGCGCCACGGGCACCGTCACCGCGGACGACGACGAGATGGGCACCGGCGACTCGGCGCGGGCCGCGACGATCCTCAAGGACGCCGGCATCGACGAGCCCGCCTCCGAACTCGTCATGGTCAGCGCGCGCACCGCCGACGGCTGGCGGGAGGCGGCCGCGGACCTCGCGGCGGCGATCGAGAAGACCGGGGAGACGACGAAGGTGCAGCCGCCGCTGCCCTCGAAGGACGGCAAGGACGCGCTGCTCCGCTTCGCGGTCAAGGGTGAGTCCGACCAGGCCGCCGACCGCGTCGACCCGGTGCTCGCGGCCGTCGACGAGGCCAGGGACGCGGGGAAGGCGCACGGGATCGCCGTCCACCAGTTCGGCGACGCCAGCTCCGAGAAGTTCCTCAAGGACCTGCTCGCCGACGACCTGAAGAAGGCCGAGTTCATGGCGGTGCCGCTCGCGCTCGCCATCCTCCTGGTCGCCTTCGGCGCGGTCGTCGCCGCGCTGCTCCCCGTCGGGCTCGCGCTGACCGCCTGCGTCGCCGCCTTCGGGCTGCTCGGGCTCGCCAGCCACGCGGTGCACATGGCCGAGACCACGTACTCCGTGATGTTCCTGATGGGCCTCGCCGTCGGCGTCGACTACTGCCTGTTCTATCTGCGGCGCGAGCGCGACGAGCGGGCCGCGGGCCACGACGCCGAGACCGCGCTGCGGATCGCCGCCGCCACCAGCGGGCGCGCCGTCCTGGTCTCCGGCCTCACCGTGATGGTGGCCATGGCGGGCATGTTCCTGTCGGGCCTGCTCCTCTTCAAGGGCTTCGCCGTCGCCACGATCCTGGTGGTGTGCGTGGCGATGCTCGGCTCCGTGACCGTCCTGCCCGCGCTCCTGTCCTGGCTCGGCGACCGCATCGACGCCGGGCGCATCCCCTTCCTCAACCGCCGGGCCAAGAAGGGCGTCCACGCCAGCGGCACGCTCGCCGGGTCCCTGGTGAAGCCGGTCCTCGCCCGGCCCAAGGTCTTCGCCGTCGCCTCCGCCGGGCTGCTGCTCGCCCTGGCCGCGCCCGCGCTCGGCATGAAGACCGAACAGCTCGGCCTGGAGAAGCAGTTCGGCTCGGACGCGCGGCTCTCCGTGGCGTACCGGGAGATCACCGACGAGTTCCCCGGCGGCCCCGCGCCCGCCCGCGTCGTCGTGCACGCCGACGACATCGGGGCGGCGCCGGTCCGTGACGGCCTGCGCGCGCTCACCGCGCAGGCGGGCAAGGGCGCCGAGCTGACGCTGCACCAGGCCGCGAACGTGGCCGAGATCGAGGTGCCGCTGCCGGGCACCGGCAGCGACGCGGCCGCCAAGAAGGCCCTGGACGACCTCAGGTCGGACGTGCGGGACTTCCGCGCCGGCACCCGCGCCGACGGCCTGGAGGCCTACGTCGGCGGAGAGCTCGCCGGATCGCGGGACTTCACCGACCAGCTCGGCGAGGGCATCGTGCCGGTCTTCCTCTTCATCGCCGCCGTCACCTTCCTGCTGATGCTCCTCAGCTTCCGCTCGGTGGTCATCGCGGTGACCTCGATCGCCCTGAACCTGCTCTCCGTGGGCGCGGCCTACGGCGTCATGACGGCCGTCTTCCAGCACGGCTGGGGCGCCTCGCTCATCGGCTCGGAGAAGGCCGGCGCCATCGAGAGCTGGATGCCGCTGTTCGTGCTCGTCGTCCTCTTCGGCCTGTCGATGGACTACCACGTGTTCGTGGTCTCCCGGATCCGCGAGGCCCGCGACCAGGGGCTCGACAACCGGGCCGCGATCCGCGAGGGCATCTCGCGGACCGCGGGAGCCGTGACCGGAGCCGCGGTGATCATGGTGGCCGTGTTCGCGGTGTTCGGCATGCTGTCCATGCAGGACATGCAGCAGATGGGCGTGGGGCTCGGGGTCGCGGTCCTCCTCGACGCCACGGTGGTCCGCATGATCCTGCTGCCCTCCCTCATGACCCTCCTCGGCGACCGCAACTGGCACACCCCCCGGGGCCTTCGCTGGCTCCCGCAGGTCTCCCACGGCGAAACCCCGACGGAGGCTCCGGCCCGGGTCAGGGTCCCGGCGTGA
- a CDS encoding sensor domain-containing protein codes for MKTSRVRESLLAGARGLYMTVLSLVGSITLFVLSVVSIVLIPLGIGVFTTPLVLTAVRKYATLHRVHAGEWAGVPIPVPYRQEPARPARGVVGQVERCGRMLKDPATWRDLQWLLVNMTFGVVPAILPPALVLYMAYGWVLACGVWKPIYDAGGGEWFAFIHVTSQNAAFAAAALGTAFFVLSLYVNPLLLRAHFQLSRTLLAPTATMRERELAQRVDRLEETRHDAVDSSAAELRRIERDLHDGAQARLVAMGMDLGTIEAIVEQNPAKAKEMIAKARQNSGEALTELRDLVRGIHPPVLAERGLGDAVRALALRLPVATDVDVDLAGRADASVESAAYFAVSEVLTNAVKYAQAEQIWVDVHHTDGMLRIAVTDNGKGGASVGSGTGLSGIERRLGTFDGILAVSSPVGGPTMVTMEIPCELS; via the coding sequence ATGAAGACGTCGAGGGTGCGCGAGAGCCTGCTCGCGGGAGCGCGCGGCCTGTATATGACGGTGCTCTCACTGGTCGGGTCGATCACGCTCTTCGTGCTCTCGGTGGTGTCGATCGTGCTGATCCCGCTCGGGATCGGCGTGTTCACCACCCCGCTGGTCCTGACCGCCGTACGCAAGTACGCGACGCTGCACCGCGTGCACGCCGGGGAGTGGGCGGGCGTGCCGATTCCGGTCCCCTACCGGCAGGAGCCCGCGCGCCCTGCCCGCGGCGTGGTCGGGCAGGTGGAGCGGTGCGGCCGGATGCTCAAGGACCCGGCGACCTGGCGGGACCTGCAGTGGCTCCTGGTGAACATGACCTTCGGCGTGGTCCCGGCGATCCTGCCGCCCGCCCTGGTCCTGTACATGGCGTACGGCTGGGTCCTCGCCTGCGGCGTCTGGAAGCCGATCTACGACGCGGGCGGCGGCGAGTGGTTCGCCTTCATCCACGTCACCTCGCAGAACGCCGCGTTCGCCGCCGCCGCGCTCGGCACCGCCTTCTTCGTACTGAGCCTGTACGTCAATCCGCTGCTGCTGCGCGCCCACTTCCAGCTCTCGCGCACCCTGCTGGCCCCGACGGCCACCATGCGGGAGCGGGAGCTCGCGCAGCGCGTGGACCGCCTGGAGGAGACCCGGCACGACGCCGTGGACAGCTCCGCCGCCGAGCTGCGCCGCATCGAACGCGATCTGCACGACGGCGCGCAGGCCCGCCTGGTCGCCATGGGCATGGACCTCGGCACCATCGAGGCCATCGTGGAGCAGAACCCGGCCAAGGCCAAGGAGATGATCGCCAAGGCGCGGCAGAACTCCGGCGAGGCGCTCACCGAGCTGCGCGACCTGGTGCGCGGCATCCACCCGCCGGTCCTGGCCGAGCGCGGCCTCGGCGACGCGGTGCGGGCCCTCGCGCTGCGGCTGCCGGTGGCGACGGACGTGGACGTGGACCTGGCGGGGCGGGCGGACGCCTCGGTGGAGTCGGCGGCGTACTTCGCGGTGAGCGAGGTCCTGACGAACGCGGTCAAGTACGCGCAGGCGGAGCAGATCTGGGTGGACGTCCACCACACGGACGGCATGCTCCGCATCGCGGTCACCGACAACGGCAAGGGCGGGGCGAGCGTCGGCTCGGGAACCGGCCTGAGCGGGATCGAACGGCGGCTCGGTACATTCGACGGCATACTCGCCGTCAGCAGTCCCGTTGGCGGCCCGACCATGGTGACCATGGAGATCCCTTGCGAGTTGTCCTAG
- a CDS encoding response regulator transcription factor, which yields MRVVLAEDLFLLRDGLVRMLEAFDFEIAAAVETGPELTKALAELQPDVAVVDVRLPPSHTDEGLQCALAARRARPGLPVLVLSQHVEQLYARELLADGTGGVGYLLKDRVFDAGQFIDAVRRVAAGGTAMDPTVIQQLLSRRSANEPLGALTPREREVLELMAQGRSNAAIAAQLVVTERAIAKHTSNIFAKLGLPVSDDDNRRVLAVLAFLDQGR from the coding sequence TTGCGAGTTGTCCTAGCCGAAGACCTCTTCCTGCTGCGCGACGGCCTGGTGCGGATGCTGGAGGCGTTCGACTTCGAGATCGCGGCCGCCGTGGAGACCGGACCGGAACTCACCAAGGCCCTGGCGGAGCTCCAGCCGGACGTCGCCGTCGTCGACGTCCGGCTGCCGCCGTCGCACACCGACGAGGGGCTCCAGTGCGCCCTCGCCGCGCGCCGCGCGCGCCCGGGCCTGCCGGTCCTCGTCCTCTCCCAGCACGTGGAGCAGCTGTACGCGCGCGAGCTGCTCGCCGACGGCACCGGCGGCGTGGGGTACCTCCTGAAGGACCGGGTGTTCGACGCCGGGCAGTTCATCGACGCGGTGCGCCGGGTCGCGGCGGGCGGCACCGCGATGGACCCGACGGTCATCCAGCAGCTCCTGTCGCGGCGGTCGGCGAACGAGCCGCTGGGCGCGCTGACCCCGCGCGAGCGCGAGGTCCTGGAGCTGATGGCGCAGGGCAGGTCCAACGCCGCGATCGCCGCGCAGCTCGTGGTGACGGAGCGGGCCATCGCGAAACACACCTCCAACATCTTCGCGAAACTCGGCCTTCCGGTCTCGGACGACGACAACCGCCGTGTCCTCGCGGTTCTCGCATTCCTCGACCAGGGCCGCTGA
- a CDS encoding DUF1996 domain-containing protein produces the protein MGRTTRRTSRKRSKLAGRAIAASAALILGGGGLVAVNVYANAEERPPPDVRNQSQVQGDGPRATTISCPDVGNQLPAVPKDARAEVDRRLAELDSQLTEAYARFAEAENPEDQSAVLDPLEEQRRPTLDSIRTALDRSGEAPENLDGMARCTMRADDDGPPQQGTGQDADQDQGAGQGQGPGRTQEPGQDQGPGQGQGQGQAGNGPEAGDFVDITSVRPNVQKPRNQRGASRGAFTTRCGTNENGKFNPDNVIVAPGVSNGAHHMHDYVGNQETDAFSSDQELAGGRTSCRNQGDKSTYYWPVLRLQNGNDEDDSGADGGGRDKNVGEIQTPDQVTLKFVGSPVGKVTAMPRFLRVITGDAKAFTNGDANANASWSCTGFENRQLKDKYPICPEGSEVVRTFRFQSCWDGRNTDSANHRTHVAFADPRSGRCPRGFRAVPQLVQRIVYDVPPGPGFAVDSFPEQLHKPVTDHGDFINVFDQRLMRRVATCLNEGRRCS, from the coding sequence ATGGGACGCACCACACGACGCACGTCACGAAAACGATCAAAGCTGGCCGGGCGGGCGATCGCCGCGTCGGCGGCGCTCATCCTGGGCGGCGGCGGACTCGTCGCGGTGAATGTCTACGCGAACGCCGAGGAACGTCCGCCGCCGGACGTCCGGAACCAGAGCCAGGTCCAGGGGGACGGGCCCCGGGCGACCACCATCAGCTGTCCGGACGTGGGCAATCAGCTGCCCGCGGTCCCCAAGGACGCCCGCGCCGAGGTCGACCGGCGGCTCGCGGAGCTGGACAGCCAGCTCACCGAGGCGTACGCGCGCTTCGCCGAGGCCGAGAACCCCGAGGACCAGAGCGCGGTCCTCGATCCGCTGGAGGAGCAGCGGCGGCCGACCCTCGACTCCATCCGCACGGCGCTCGACCGGAGCGGCGAGGCCCCCGAGAACCTGGACGGCATGGCGCGGTGCACCATGCGCGCCGACGACGACGGCCCGCCGCAGCAAGGCACGGGCCAGGACGCGGACCAGGACCAGGGCGCGGGCCAGGGCCAAGGGCCGGGCCGGACCCAGGAGCCGGGCCAGGACCAAGGACCGGGCCAGGGCCAGGGCCAGGGCCAGGCGGGCAACGGCCCCGAGGCCGGGGACTTCGTCGACATCACCTCCGTACGGCCCAACGTCCAAAAGCCCCGCAACCAGCGCGGCGCGTCACGCGGCGCCTTCACCACCCGCTGCGGCACGAACGAGAACGGCAAGTTCAACCCGGACAACGTCATCGTGGCGCCCGGCGTGAGCAACGGCGCCCACCACATGCACGACTACGTCGGCAACCAGGAGACCGACGCCTTCTCCAGCGACCAGGAACTCGCCGGCGGCCGCACCAGCTGCCGCAACCAGGGCGACAAGTCGACGTACTACTGGCCCGTCCTGCGGCTCCAGAACGGAAACGACGAGGACGACTCCGGTGCGGACGGCGGCGGCCGGGACAAGAACGTCGGCGAGATCCAGACGCCGGACCAGGTCACGCTGAAGTTCGTCGGCAGCCCCGTCGGCAAGGTCACCGCGATGCCGCGGTTCCTGCGCGTCATCACCGGCGACGCCAAGGCGTTCACCAACGGCGACGCGAACGCCAACGCCTCCTGGAGCTGCACCGGATTCGAGAACCGGCAGCTGAAGGACAAGTACCCGATCTGCCCCGAGGGCAGCGAAGTGGTCCGCACCTTCCGCTTCCAGAGCTGCTGGGACGGCCGGAACACCGACAGCGCCAACCACCGCACGCACGTCGCGTTCGCCGACCCGCGCAGCGGCCGCTGCCCCCGGGGCTTCCGCGCCGTGCCGCAGCTGGTGCAGCGCATCGTGTACGACGTGCCGCCGGGCCCCGGCTTCGCCGTGGACTCCTTCCCCGAGCAGCTGCACAAGCCCGTCACCGACCACGGTGACTTCATCAACGTGTTCGACCAGAGGCTGATGCGACGCGTCGCCACGTGCCTGAACGAGGGCCGTCGCTGTTCTTGA